In one Gadus morhua chromosome 7, gadMor3.0, whole genome shotgun sequence genomic region, the following are encoded:
- the LOC115547999 gene encoding transmembrane protein 198-B: MATESLTTWAGLTPTWAGATEGATAGGEVELLRPVGAGVCQSPGGRHRVVPSVVCAVGVLFGIVYCFFGYRCFKAVMFLTGLLFGSAVVFLLCVRQPLPDSALGPEAAVGVAVGAGLLCGLVAMLVRSVGLFLVGLLLGLLLALALLVGLEELSSAPPRSVWAPLGLLLGSGTLCAVLTLQWPRLFTTLSTACFGAAAITVAMDYFAELLGLVLYVVERLKAAPRDAPVCWVTWAALGVWGALAALGVLVQWKVTAEGYSHTKVIISRHQRHMQVLRIRQRDDRGRSARGARAKKKKNPVAAAAGAPGNKASPAEPAYRRKPHPIRRYDGDVLSPSYIQNFRERQVEVEVCGDEPSTSSGPPSLPMMGSGPLNPRPISSGPLNSRPISSGPLSNRPMSSGPLSSRPMSSGPLSSRPMSSGPLSSRPMSSGPLSSRPISSGGPLSSRPMSSGPLSNRPMSSSGPHNHPLLGSGPESSRPISSGPITSRPISSGSINSRPISSGPLSNRPMSSSGPHNSRPTSSSGPHNGPPQGSGPHSGRPTSSGPANARPTSSGGPHFARPPGGPHAAVDLGYDYGSQAEAVGPLLRI, encoded by the exons ATGGCGACGGAGAGCCTGACCACGTGGGCGGGGCTGACGCCCACCTGGGCGGGGGCGACAGAGGGGGCCACGGCCGGCGGGGAGGTGGAGCTTCTGCGgccggtgggggcgggggtgtgcCAGAGCCCGGGGGGGCGCCACCGCGTGGTTCCATCGGTGGTCTGCGCCGTGGGGGTCCTGTTCGGCATCGTGTACTGCTTCTTCG ggtACCGCTGCTTCAAGGCGGTGATGTTCCTGACCGGGCTGCTCTTCGGCTCGGCGGTGGTCTTCCTCCTGTGCGTGCGCCAGCCCCTCCCGGACAGCGCCCTGGGGCCGGAGGCGGCGGTGGGCGtggcggtgggggcggggctgctgTGCGGCCTGGTGGCCATGCTGGTGCGCAGCGTGGGCCTGTTCCTGGTGGGGCTGCTCCTCGGCCTGCTGCTGGCCCTCGCCCTGctggtggggctggaggagctGTCCTCCGCCCCCCCGCGCTCCGTCTGGGCCCCGCTGGGGCTCCTGCTGGGCTCGGGGACGCTCTGCGCCGTGCTCACGCTCCAGTGGCCCCGCCTCTTCACCACACTGAGCACGGCCTGCTTCGGCGCCGCCGCCATCACCGTGGCGATGGACTACTTTGCGGAGCTGCTGGGGCTGGTCCTGTACGTGGTGGAGCGGCTGAAGGCGGCGCCCCGGGACGCCCCCGTCTGCTGGGTCACCTGGGCCgcgctgggggtctggggggcgcTGGCCGCGCTGGGGGTCCTGGTGCAGTGGAAGGTGACCGCAGAGGGGTACTCGCACACCAAGG tcaTCATCTCTCGTCACCAGAGGCACATGCAGGTGCTCCGGATCCGTCAGCGCGACGACCGCGGCCGCTCCGCCCGGGGCGCCCgcgccaagaagaagaagaacccgGTCGCCGCGGCGGCGGGCGCCCCCGGCAACAAGGCCTCGCCGGCCGAGCCCGCCTACCGCCGCAAGCCCCACCCCATCCGGCGCTACGACGGGGACGTGCTGTCACCG aGCTACATCCAGAACTTCCGTGAgcggcaggtggaggtggaggtgtgtggagacgagccctccacctccagcggcccccccAGCCTGCCCATGATGGGGAGTGGTCCACTTAACCCTCGGCCAATCAGCAGCGGTCCACTCAACTCTCGACCAATCAGCAGCGGCCCACTTAGCAATCGACCAATGAGCAGCGGCCCACTAAGCTCTAGACCAATGAGCAGCGGCCCACTAAGCTCTAGACCAATGAGCAGCGGCCCACTTAGCTCTCGACCAATGAGCAGCGGCCCACTTAGCTCTCGACCAATCAGCAGTGGTGGTCCACTTAGCAGCCGACCAATGAGCAGCGGTCCACTTAGCAATCGACCAATGAGCAGCAGCGGCCCCCACAACCATCCCCTGTTAGGCAGCGGGCCCGAGAGTTCCAGACCAATTAGCAGTGGTCCAATTACATCCAGACCAATTAGCAGCGGTTCGATTAACTCCAGACCAATTAGCAGCGGTCCACTCAGCAATCGACCAATGAGCAGCAGCGGGCCCCATAACTCCCGCCCTACGAGCAGCAGTGGCCCCCACAATGGCCCCCCGCAGGGCAGCGGGCCCCACAGTGGCCGGCCGACCAGCAGTGGCCCCGCCAACGCCCGCCCCACCAGCTCCGGGGGCCCCCACTTTGCCCGGCCCCCGGGTGGCCCCCATGCGGCCGTGGACCTGGGCTACGACTACGGCTCCCAGGCCGAGGCTGTGGGGCCCCTGCTCCGGATCTGA